Below is a window of Culturomica massiliensis DNA.
GCATTCCGGATACTGATCTTTGCTGTTTCTCCTATGCCTTTTGCTTGTTTCACCAATTCTTTTCTGCGTTCTTCTGTCAAAGGCGGTACGTTAATGCGGATGATTTCTCCGTTGTTGTCCGGATTGAAACCTAAGTTGGCGTTCATGATTGCTTTTTGAATGGGGGCCAGCATATTTTTTTCCCACGGCTGTACTGCAATTGTACGGGGATCGGGAGCTGTGATATTGGCCACCTGAGATAACGGGGTCGGTGTACCGTAGTAATCTACCAGTACATCGTTTAAAATTTTAGGATTGGCTCTCCCGGCTCTGATTTTTGCCAGTTCATTTTCGAGATGGGTCAGGGCATTTTGCATTTGCTCTTTAGCATCGTCCATAAATAATTTTACTTCCTCGTTCATATTTTATTTTTTGAATGATTTAAACGGACCTCCTCTATATTGTCACTGCCTTTAAATAAATTACATCTGTAACAGTTAAATAAAACAGTATCGAATATCGGATAAAACAAAGGTAGAAAAATTTTTCAGGATTTAAAAAATCCACAGCACTTTGCAATCGTAAGTGCTGTGGATAATTATACGGTATTATATTATTCGGATAAAAATACCTGAACCTGCATTAATTTTTGATTTTCCCCCAAAGATGGGATTGATTTGTGCGTATAATTAAAAATTCGTAAATCAAAAATCTGCAATTTATATGTTGACTTATTTTGCTGTTGTCGGCTCGAATACGATTGGAAGCGTATAAGCTACTTTTACAGCTTGTCCCCTTTGTTTTCCGGGTGTCCATGCCGGCATGGCGTTGATGACCCGTAAAGCTTCGTTATCAAGAGCCGTATTGCCGCTGCTTTTGGAAATTTTTGCATTGTGGATTGTTCCGTCTTCAAAAATAACGTATTGCACGTAAGTTCTGACTGGCGCTTTTACATCTACTCCTGCCGGAATCCGGAGGTTTTCCTGCAACCATGCTTTTTGATTGCCGTTAAACCGGGGCATTGTTTCTACTACCTGAAAAATGTCATCCGCTTTCGGAGCCGGTGTATCCGTTTGCTGCTTGGGTGCTGCCGGTTTGCTTATTCCAAAATTGATAGGTAATGTATACTGGACATCTACCGCTTGTCCTTTTTGCTTTCCGGGAGTCCACGCTGGCATAGATCTGATTACCCGAAGCGCTTCTGCATCCAATAGCGGATTAGCACCTTTGGCTATTTTCGCATCCCTGATTTTTCCGGTTTTGGTGATAATAAAGCTGACATAAACTTTACCACCGATACCTTTTTCGATAGCTTCGACCGGGTATTTAATATGTTTGTTTATCCATGCTGTGGGGCTGCCTTCGCTGAATTGAGGCATCTCTTCTACCACTTGGAAAACTTCTGATTTTGCCGTATCCTGGGATTGGACAGCCAGAGTTTTAATTGTTTCGGAAAAAAATTCTGCCGGTTTGGCAATTGCCGGTTTACCGGTAACGATGCAACTGAAAGATAGGAATAATACTCCGCTAAGAATAAAAGCAGGAATGTAATACCATATCCTATACCTGGGTGTTTGTTTTTGTGTCATCATAATCATACGTTTTTTAAGATTTGAACATGAAAAACCATTGCTGAAAGAAAGGTCTCCTTTCAGTGTCTGATTGACGAGCAGCCGAAGATAACTACCGGTTTGAAATCTCCTGACAACTTGCCGATCTGCTATATATTCATGGTTTTGGACTATAGCCTTTTTGAATATCCAGATGAGAGGATTGAACCAATTGAAAATACAAAGGATACTGAGAAGATGAAGGTCCAGACTGTGTAATTGCCGGATATGAATCTTTTCGTGTTCGAATATCTTGTGTTTGTTTTCTTTGTCAAGTCCTTGGGTGTTTATATAAAGACGGTTGAATACCGAGAAGGTTGAATGGTTTTTGTTTTGTAATAATATAAAATACAAGCCTCTGAATTTTTTATGCGGGTGTTCGTGGCTTAACCAGAATAATTTATTCCAAAAAGACAGATAATGTAAACCGAATAAAAATACGCCCGCCCAATAGATGTATTTTAGATAGTCGTAAAGACTATTTCCATGGGCCTGGATATGCTCCGGTTGGGAGGCGGTTTCGATTTCCTGTAAGAAGTTTGCCGGTAATACCGGAAGTGGGGAAACGTTTTCGTTCACCGTTAAAGTAATTTGTATAAAGGGTATGCAAACCGCAAAAATGACTGATCCCAACAAATAAATCCGGTTGAGGTTGAAAAAAGTTTGTTTTTTCAATACCATTTGATAATACAAAAGCATTATTCCTAAAATGGTTGCGGATTTCAATATGTAGGTCAAAAATAACATATCGTTTTAGTTTTGGTTGGCTTTCAGTTGTTTGAGAATTTCTTCCAGTTCCCGAATGTCGATTTTTTCCTGGCGGGCAAAAAAAGATACCATTTGCGGAAATGAATTATTGAAATAATTGCCAATAAAATGCCGGAGAAATTTACGGGTATATGTTTCTTTATCCATTAAAGGATAGTAACAATGGCTTTTGCCAAAACTTTCGTGACTTACGAACCCTTTGTCCTGTAATATGCGCACGATTGTTGAAACCGTGTTATAAGCCGGTTTGGGTTCCGGTAGCTTGTCTACAATTTCTTTTACGAATGCCCGGTTCAGTTCCCATAGCACTTGCATGATTTGTTCTTCAGCTTTTGTCAGTTCTTTCATTTTCTCCCTTATTTATAGGACAAATATATAACTAATTTTTTAGTTACAAAACTAATTCCTTAGTTTTTTTTATTTCCAGGCTCTATTTTCCACTTTTCGTCCCGGTATTAGGGATGTTAATCTTTACTGACGTTAATCTTTACTGACGTTTTTTATTTTAATTTCCGGATTTTATAATTGATAGCGGTGATAAAGATATTCATGAGCGGAGAAATCAGGTTGAAAAAACAGAAAGGGAGGTATTCCAGCGTGGCGACTCCCAATACTTTGGAGTGTGTTGCTCCGCAACTATTCCAGGGAACGAGCACCGAAGTCATGGTAGCCGAATCTTCGAGGGCCCGGCTGAGTACTTCGGGTTTCAGCTTTTTTTCCTGATAAGATTTTTGAAGCATTTTTCCGGGAATGACAATAGCCAGATATTGGTCACAGGCCGTGATATTGAAAAATATGCACGTGCCGATAGTTGTACCGACCAGTGAAGTTTGGTTGGTAATGAATAGAAGGAAGGTTTGGGTTACTTTTTTCAAAAAACCGCAGGCTTCCATAACTCCTCCGAATGTAAGGGCTGCCATAATCAGCCATACGGTGTTCAGCATGCCTGCCATCCCGTTTGTCGTCAGGAGGTTGTCCACTTCGGTAACTCCTGTCGTTAACGAGACTCCCTGAAATACCGATTGGGTCAATAGTTGATATTTGTTTTCTAATCCTTCCGCCGTGATCAGTTGGTTCAGTAGTTCGCCTTGAAACAGAAGGGCAAAGAGTATGCCGAATGTCGTTCCACAGATCATTGCCGGAATGGGGGGTACTTTTTTGATGATGATGATGATTAAAGCCAGGGGAACAATGAGCAGGAAAGGCGAAATGTGGAAGGTTTGAGCTATTCCTTCCTTAATAAATTCTGTGCTGACGGTTGTGTTGTCGCTCCAATGAAAGAGGCCGATGACGGCAAAAATAACGAGGGTCAGAATCATAGTAGGACCGGTCGTGTAGATCATATAGCGGATGTGCGTGAACAGATCGGTACCGGCGATTGCCGGAGCCAGGTTGGTGGTGT
It encodes the following:
- a CDS encoding M56 family metallopeptidase is translated as MLFLTYILKSATILGIMLLYYQMVLKKQTFFNLNRIYLLGSVIFAVCIPFIQITLTVNENVSPLPVLPANFLQEIETASQPEHIQAHGNSLYDYLKYIYWAGVFLFGLHYLSFWNKLFWLSHEHPHKKFRGLYFILLQNKNHSTFSVFNRLYINTQGLDKENKHKIFEHEKIHIRQLHSLDLHLLSILCIFNWFNPLIWIFKKAIVQNHEYIADRQVVRRFQTGSYLRLLVNQTLKGDLSFSNGFSCSNLKKRMIMMTQKQTPRYRIWYYIPAFILSGVLFLSFSCIVTGKPAIAKPAEFFSETIKTLAVQSQDTAKSEVFQVVEEMPQFSEGSPTAWINKHIKYPVEAIEKGIGGKVYVSFIITKTGKIRDAKIAKGANPLLDAEALRVIRSMPAWTPGKQKGQAVDVQYTLPINFGISKPAAPKQQTDTPAPKADDIFQVVETMPRFNGNQKAWLQENLRIPAGVDVKAPVRTYVQYVIFEDGTIHNAKISKSSGNTALDNEALRVINAMPAWTPGKQRGQAVKVAYTLPIVFEPTTAK
- the frr gene encoding ribosome recycling factor, whose amino-acid sequence is MNEEVKLFMDDAKEQMQNALTHLENELAKIRAGRANPKILNDVLVDYYGTPTPLSQVANITAPDPRTIAVQPWEKNMLAPIQKAIMNANLGFNPDNNGEIIRINVPPLTEERRKELVKQAKGIGETAKISIRNARRDAIDEFKKLVKEGLPEDVAKDAETEAQKMTDTFSKKIEDMLIAKEKDIMTI
- a CDS encoding BlaI/MecI/CopY family transcriptional regulator, with protein sequence MKELTKAEEQIMQVLWELNRAFVKEIVDKLPEPKPAYNTVSTIVRILQDKGFVSHESFGKSHCYYPLMDKETYTRKFLRHFIGNYFNNSFPQMVSFFARQEKIDIRELEEILKQLKANQN
- the nhaC gene encoding Na+/H+ antiporter NhaC, giving the protein MTESKSPSFIQSLLPVLILIVLLFLNVKYFEDPIGGANQIALFIAAIIGGLIGWHNKVKWENMQRKIVQTIHSAMTSILILLLIGALSGAWMISGVIPMMIYYGVDIMHPSYFLLATVILCSIVSLATGSSWSTIATVGVAIIGIGNAFGLNPGLVAGAIISGAYFGDKMSPLSDTTNLAPAIAGTDLFTHIRYMIYTTGPTMILTLVIFAVIGLFHWSDNTTVSTEFIKEGIAQTFHISPFLLIVPLALIIIIIKKVPPIPAMICGTTFGILFALLFQGELLNQLITAEGLENKYQLLTQSVFQGVSLTTGVTEVDNLLTTNGMAGMLNTVWLIMAALTFGGVMEACGFLKKVTQTFLLFITNQTSLVGTTIGTCIFFNITACDQYLAIVIPGKMLQKSYQEKKLKPEVLSRALEDSATMTSVLVPWNSCGATHSKVLGVATLEYLPFCFFNLISPLMNIFITAINYKIRKLK